CGTCTGCGAATAATCCATTCCTGGATGCCCGGGGTATAAATACGATTTGTGCTGAAATTCCCCATCAATAGAAGCAAGAGTATCAAACATGAAGCAATACGCCGTTGCCATTATCCTGACCCTTTTCGTGGCCAGCGGATGGACCCAACCACTGGACATGCCCAGCCAGCTGGACGCCGAGGTGCGCAGCGTGGTGGATGAGATGGCCAGCATTGGCAAGTCGACCGGCGAGGCACTGGTGCAGCAGTACGATGAGATCGTCCTGGAGCCGCAGCACGAGTTGGAGGCAGCCGTCGAGCAGGTGGAGTCGCGCCGAGAGGAGAGTCCCGAGTGCGTGGCCGCCGAGGATGAGGAGATCACCCGCATCGTGAATGCCGCCCATGAGGATCTGCACGCCTGCGGCGTTGTGGCTGCCCACACATCCGCCGAAATTGCCTCCGATGTGAATGCCGCCACCCAGCAACTGGTCTTTGGTGGCTACAGCCTGGGCAGCACCTACAACAAGTGCAACTCGTACAAGAACTCCGTGCTGAAGCAGACCTGCATGGCCAAGTTCTATGTCCAGGCCACCGTCTATCTGGTCAGTGCGCGCTCCTCCATCAAGACCATCCGTCAGTCGACCAGCGAACGCATTCCCGCCGTCTTCGCCGATGGCAATGTGTGCACCCACTCCGCATCCTCGCAGGCGGTGCTCGGCCTCCAGGAGGTCAACAACCACATCGACGCCTGCGTCTCTCGTCGTCGCTAGGTGATCTGAAACTCATTTACCTggattttgcaaataaaaattaagcatGTTCTGTGccaaattttagttttttttttttttttgagttgcAGTGCTTATAACATTCacaaatgtttttgtgtacaaaattattaataaataattgagttaatcgaaaaactaaaattactatacataaatgtaaaacacaacatt
This Drosophila simulans strain w501 chromosome X, Prin_Dsim_3.1, whole genome shotgun sequence DNA region includes the following protein-coding sequences:
- the LOC6725513 gene encoding uncharacterized protein LOC6725513 translates to MKQYAVAIILTLFVASGWTQPLDMPSQLDAEVRSVVDEMASIGKSTGEALVQQYDEIVLEPQHELEAAVEQVESRREESPECVAAEDEEITRIVNAAHEDLHACGVVAAHTSAEIASDVNAATQQLVFGGYSLGSTYNKCNSYKNSVLKQTCMAKFYVQATVYLVSARSSIKTIRQSTSERIPAVFADGNVCTHSASSQAVLGLQEVNNHIDACVSRRR